Proteins encoded within one genomic window of Phototrophicus methaneseepsis:
- a CDS encoding cytochrome c biogenesis protein CcdA, producing the protein MQEITVGLALIAGILSFISPCVLPLIPAYIGYMSGRMTHSVAVQTAGATTAGTTGNQTVTARVNLLIHSLAFILGFTSIFVVLGLITTGVISAFGGASFLLTDIISRVGGLAIILFGLHFMGILPSIFRWLRQHPPILNSIWLTLAITIVVVAILPWAFVEVLIALPVITAFLLWLFIGGAFAEPGLFWGRLMGGFERFFYTDTRKQIDANDAGGLGGSYFMGVVFAAGWTPCIGPIYGAILNTASISGDMGTAIVSLSAYSLGLGIPFMLTALLLERVQGILKRLQRHMRLIEAISGGFLIFIGVLVASGRLQSLSTTLSTGEFSDFSYRVEECSVGFIQGHLAFEHLGSCYDGQLDPIAINQGMIGELSSDTQKREYIFLIDEENISEGYAVDVELMRLENITPTVTLYGPDGSAIATGDVLIQFEENKYKIIQNAKLSAPGLYRVSIKDEIPDSTEADYQIRIVQSSGEVIGASETQADGAVSDLAAAGIGSIETLAQQSEPLTGFEIGNQAPDFTVTTIGGETVHLSDLQGQTVLLNFWGTWCGPCRREMPEFQDLYSRYSEDGFTILALAVNDTLQDVIDFKDEFGLTFTLALDTDDVVNKQYGITSQPSSLLIDADGIILYKSFGIVTEEQLEPLIREATGTAG; encoded by the coding sequence ATGCAAGAAATTACCGTCGGGCTGGCTCTCATCGCAGGGATACTTTCATTTATCTCCCCTTGTGTGCTGCCCTTAATCCCGGCATATATTGGTTACATGAGTGGCCGTATGACCCACTCCGTTGCAGTACAGACAGCCGGAGCGACCACTGCGGGAACGACCGGTAATCAAACTGTTACAGCACGCGTGAATTTACTCATTCACAGTCTTGCTTTTATCCTGGGCTTTACAAGTATCTTCGTGGTTCTAGGCCTTATCACAACAGGTGTTATTAGCGCTTTTGGTGGCGCGAGCTTCCTGCTGACGGACATTATCAGCCGTGTTGGGGGCCTCGCCATTATTCTCTTTGGCCTGCACTTTATGGGCATCCTGCCGAGCATCTTTCGCTGGCTGCGCCAACACCCACCTATTTTAAATAGTATCTGGCTCACACTAGCCATTACCATTGTTGTGGTCGCTATTTTACCCTGGGCATTTGTAGAAGTGCTCATTGCCCTACCCGTCATCACAGCATTCTTGTTATGGTTATTCATCGGTGGTGCTTTCGCAGAACCGGGGCTGTTCTGGGGGCGCCTGATGGGTGGCTTTGAACGCTTCTTCTATACGGACACACGTAAGCAAATTGATGCTAATGATGCTGGTGGGCTCGGCGGCTCTTACTTTATGGGTGTCGTGTTTGCAGCAGGCTGGACGCCATGCATCGGCCCAATATATGGCGCGATTCTCAACACAGCCTCCATATCAGGCGATATGGGAACCGCTATCGTCAGTCTATCAGCTTACTCGCTTGGGTTGGGCATTCCCTTTATGCTCACAGCCCTGCTGCTAGAACGTGTTCAGGGTATCTTAAAACGCCTTCAGCGCCATATGCGCCTGATTGAAGCCATTAGCGGCGGCTTCTTGATCTTCATCGGTGTATTGGTGGCAAGTGGTCGCTTACAAAGCCTTTCTACGACGCTCTCAACAGGCGAGTTTTCCGATTTTTCATATCGTGTTGAGGAATGCTCAGTGGGCTTTATACAAGGCCATCTCGCCTTTGAACACCTTGGATCATGCTACGACGGCCAACTAGACCCCATTGCGATCAATCAGGGTATGATTGGTGAACTCAGCTCCGACACACAAAAACGTGAATATATCTTCCTCATCGACGAAGAAAATATTAGCGAGGGCTATGCTGTCGATGTTGAGCTGATGCGCCTGGAAAACATAACCCCTACAGTCACGTTGTATGGCCCCGATGGCAGCGCTATCGCTACAGGAGATGTCCTCATTCAGTTTGAGGAAAATAAATATAAGATCATCCAGAATGCGAAGTTATCAGCGCCGGGGTTATATCGGGTCAGCATTAAAGACGAAATCCCAGATAGTACAGAAGCTGACTATCAAATCCGCATTGTCCAAAGCTCAGGTGAGGTCATTGGCGCATCAGAGACGCAGGCCGATGGGGCTGTTTCTGACCTAGCAGCAGCAGGTATTGGTTCTATCGAAACGCTAGCTCAACAAAGTGAACCCCTAACAGGATTTGAAATCGGCAATCAGGCCCCAGATTTCACCGTTACAACAATTGGTGGTGAGACAGTCCACCTGAGTGACCTTCAGGGCCAAACAGTCCTTCTCAATTTTTGGGGAACATGGTGTGGTCCCTGTCGCAGAGAAATGCCAGAGTTCCAGGATTTATACAGCCGCTATTCAGAAGATGGTTTTACAATCCTTGCGTTGGCCGTCAACGATACCCTGCAAGATGTCATTGACTTTAAAGATGAGTTTGGGCTGACCTTCACGCTGGCGTTAGATACAGACGATGTCGTCAACAAACAATATGGCATCACCAGCCAGCCCAGTTCCTTGCTAATCGATGCCGATGGCATCATCTTGTACAAGAGCTTTGGTATCGTTACGGAAGAACAGCTAGAGCCGCTCATTCGGGAAGCAACGGGCACAGCAGGTTAA
- a CDS encoding GNAT family N-acetyltransferase, whose protein sequence is MTAHEPEQPSLPIEKFSVELPITIRQATRDDIKKLEWQGQYTHFRRVFYRAYTQQRTGLRHLLVAVYQDYPIGRLFLLFNSHNLHMANGIDRGYLYSFRVMDLFQGLGIGTRLIHRAEDILRQQNYTKATIAVAKTNTGALRLYQRLGYETFMDDKGEWGYYDHRGHLQQVKEPCWLLEKSLKSR, encoded by the coding sequence ATGACAGCTCATGAACCTGAACAACCATCGTTGCCTATCGAGAAGTTCTCCGTTGAACTCCCGATTACGATACGGCAAGCTACGCGTGATGATATTAAAAAGTTGGAGTGGCAAGGCCAATATACGCATTTCCGGCGCGTATTTTACCGAGCTTATACACAGCAGCGTACAGGGCTGCGGCACCTGCTGGTAGCAGTTTATCAAGACTACCCTATCGGGCGTTTATTTTTGCTGTTCAACAGCCACAACCTGCATATGGCAAATGGCATTGATCGAGGGTATTTGTATTCGTTCCGCGTCATGGATCTGTTCCAGGGCCTGGGCATCGGGACACGCCTCATCCATCGTGCAGAAGACATCCTTAGACAGCAAAACTACACAAAAGCCACAATCGCCGTCGCAAAAACCAATACAGGCGCCCTGCGCTTATACCAAAGATTGGGATATGAAACGTTTATGGACGATAAGGGAGAATGGGGGTATTATGACCATCGGGGTCACTTACAACAGGTAAAAGAACCCTGCTGGCTACTTGAAAAATCGCTCAAGTCACGTTAG
- a CDS encoding M1 family aminopeptidase, with the protein MRIIWPVTLRLLCLIFLSACMATADATPTAAQDNVSPTQTPSAAQTAIPTQDRSLRTVPTSFATNTAPVPQTIYACEPATEGSNRQYTVVINADYAAKSAEVVQRVTYHNDTGSPLMDLGLAIEANAYGIFSMGGIFFDGDSLDYTLNSNQLAVNLPQALPARCSVTFDMQFSVQLRPIAVDNAYKGYMGYSERQMNLGHWLPSVAPRRAEGWLIHDVYQIGEQTVLEQADWDVIIQVNNARDSVKVAAPGTMTQLDSNRWRFSLKGGRDFAISIGEDYRVHTATTESGKQIEVYTFADATVQGDSGLLDGAQHALEQAERAFQQYEALFGPYPYDRMVIVQGDFADGMEFTGLVYVGTRWFYTFTGGARNYLTLITVHELSHQWWYAKVGNDAANAPWLDESLATYSEYIFLSEFYPADKDWWWDFRVNTYFPMGNVDSSVYAFSDFRTYINAVYLRGVLLLQALREEMGTEAFFAWIKDYAQSGQALIATPELLWSRMPADSYEQTAEIRRQFFAEPDILPQSTDGESFEETFTGP; encoded by the coding sequence ATGCGTATCATATGGCCTGTTACCTTGCGATTGCTGTGCCTCATCTTTCTATCTGCTTGCATGGCAACAGCAGATGCAACGCCGACTGCGGCCCAGGATAACGTCTCCCCAACGCAAACGCCGTCAGCGGCACAGACTGCCATCCCTACACAGGACCGCAGTCTGCGGACAGTGCCAACCTCTTTTGCGACCAATACCGCACCTGTACCTCAGACGATTTATGCTTGTGAGCCTGCCACTGAAGGCAGCAATCGCCAATATACGGTTGTTATCAATGCTGATTATGCGGCTAAATCTGCTGAAGTCGTGCAGCGGGTAACCTATCACAATGATACAGGCTCGCCCCTGATGGACCTGGGGTTGGCGATTGAAGCTAACGCGTATGGCATCTTCTCTATGGGCGGTATCTTTTTCGATGGGGATAGCCTGGATTATACGCTTAACAGCAATCAACTGGCTGTGAACCTGCCGCAGGCCCTACCAGCTCGTTGCAGCGTCACATTCGATATGCAGTTTTCTGTACAGCTCAGGCCTATTGCTGTGGATAACGCTTATAAGGGCTATATGGGGTACAGCGAGCGCCAGATGAATTTGGGGCACTGGTTGCCGAGTGTCGCACCGCGTCGCGCTGAGGGTTGGCTCATCCATGATGTTTACCAGATTGGTGAGCAAACTGTGTTGGAGCAGGCCGATTGGGATGTGATTATCCAGGTGAATAACGCACGAGATTCCGTTAAGGTCGCGGCACCGGGTACGATGACACAGCTTGATAGCAATCGCTGGCGCTTTAGCCTCAAGGGTGGGCGAGACTTTGCCATCAGCATTGGTGAAGATTATCGCGTGCATACAGCGACCACAGAGAGCGGTAAGCAGATTGAGGTTTATACATTTGCTGATGCAACTGTGCAGGGTGATAGTGGCTTGCTCGATGGTGCGCAACATGCGCTGGAACAAGCAGAACGAGCTTTTCAGCAGTATGAGGCCCTATTTGGCCCATATCCTTATGATCGTATGGTCATCGTCCAGGGGGATTTTGCGGATGGTATGGAGTTCACAGGCCTGGTCTATGTGGGTACACGCTGGTTTTACACATTTACAGGTGGTGCCCGCAACTATCTGACGCTGATTACCGTGCATGAACTATCGCATCAATGGTGGTATGCCAAAGTCGGTAATGATGCGGCTAATGCGCCCTGGCTGGACGAATCTTTGGCGACTTACAGTGAATATATTTTCCTATCGGAGTTCTACCCGGCTGATAAGGATTGGTGGTGGGATTTCCGCGTGAACACCTATTTCCCCATGGGCAATGTCGATAGCTCTGTCTATGCATTTTCGGATTTCCGCACCTATATCAATGCGGTATATTTACGGGGTGTGCTGCTGTTACAGGCCCTACGTGAGGAGATGGGGACGGAAGCCTTCTTCGCATGGATAAAGGATTATGCCCAATCTGGTCAGGCCCTCATTGCGACGCCTGAATTGTTATGGTCGCGCATGCCTGCGGATAGTTATGAGCAAACGGCGGAAATTCGTCGGCAGTTCTTTGCAGAGCCGGATATACTGCCACAAAGTACGGATGGTGAATCCTTCGAAGAGACGTTTACAGGGCCATGA
- a CDS encoding TlpA family protein disulfide reductase, translating into MGKAAFKRAVSALLAFSIIGVAAAILSITGLPQRAQYTGQYVANLGQVAPEVGALAPPIEFDLINSESLPLTSLRGQTVILNFWATWCIPCQIEMPELQVLYDSYNNAETPLTIIGINLGETPEAVAGWVNNFGLTFDIAIDQNRFIEQLYRVRGQPSTYVIGPDGYVQTIYFGPIMMETLRSDLP; encoded by the coding sequence ATGGGTAAAGCGGCTTTCAAGCGCGCAGTGTCAGCACTGCTTGCATTCAGCATTATTGGGGTTGCTGCTGCCATCTTATCGATTACAGGCCTACCCCAACGTGCTCAGTACACAGGGCAATATGTTGCCAATTTAGGGCAGGTCGCACCAGAAGTCGGTGCGCTTGCCCCACCCATCGAGTTTGATCTCATCAATAGTGAAAGCCTTCCTTTAACCAGCTTGCGCGGCCAAACGGTCATCCTCAATTTCTGGGCAACCTGGTGCATTCCGTGCCAGATAGAAATGCCAGAGCTGCAAGTTTTGTATGATAGTTACAACAATGCTGAAACGCCGCTGACGATTATTGGCATCAATCTAGGCGAAACACCAGAAGCCGTTGCAGGCTGGGTGAACAACTTCGGCCTCACCTTTGACATTGCAATTGATCAAAATCGCTTTATCGAACAGCTTTATCGGGTCCGTGGTCAACCATCGACTTATGTCATCGGGCCTGATGGCTACGTGCAAACCATCTACTTTGGCCCCATTATGATGGAAACGTTGCGAAGCGACCTTCCATAA
- a CDS encoding CBS domain-containing protein gives MKLILTHTNADFDAVASMLAAHKIDPEATPILPERLLQSVGEFLTLYRNGLPFVKFEDFDHDQSPSQITLTDTQTIPVSYGIDSENIPTTIIEHHQPERKLKKYETWLGDEVGATTTLLIEQIQEQHLSVSSLEATLMMLGIYADTGMLTYGGTTPRDILAAAWLLEQGASLDTVRRFMTTPLGPVQQKLLEALLSNQQHENIAGYDIVICTAKADEMVSEISAVTSQLRDMLDPAALFTVVTLPSRVQLVCRSTLDAIDAGAVARNFGGGGHIRAAAAAVYDKENQEIVQEIWAHLKNTVQPAVRVGDLMSHGAQVVQAEDKLHDIIMRLRRIGHEGYPVVENDDVVGLLTLRDANRALEHALQDVTVRDVMQAGTFTLSPDSSVMALEQLMVKSNWGQIPIVHDGKVIGIVTRTDLIQHWANTHPQITEPTRPVINAQKVNALLGKTALGLIEKVAEEAQKQTLGVYLVGGIVRDLLLERANHDIDFVVEGDAIAFAEHMQATYGGSVHSYAPFGTAKWHLDADTAEALGIANGKLPDHIDFASARNEYYLHPTALPTVYSGSIKLDLGRRDFTINTLAIQISPAAHMWRIVDYFSGLDDLKAGLIRVLHSLSFVDDPTRILRAVRFSERLNFKIEDRTAELITNALPMLRRITGERVRNELNLLWQEAAPESGIYTLAKMGALAAIHPAFKAPSHLGKLFKRLRARDLHQESDAYWHILLSHLPNEDITAIGERLLFGKPLITAIQATHTILYELPVLKENSPKPSRVVAVLGAMPAFSLEIAALFAEEPMSTTIRTYMDSWQNVRPKADGNTLKAMGLSTGPIYSQILLQLKNAWLDGEINSQAEEERFLETLVKEARDHDSS, from the coding sequence ATGAAACTCATACTGACACACACCAACGCCGATTTTGACGCTGTTGCTTCTATGCTGGCAGCACACAAAATAGACCCAGAAGCTACGCCGATCCTGCCTGAGCGATTACTCCAGAGCGTAGGAGAATTCCTCACGCTATATCGTAATGGGCTGCCCTTCGTTAAGTTCGAAGACTTTGATCACGATCAATCACCTTCACAGATTACCCTGACAGACACACAAACCATTCCAGTTAGCTATGGTATTGATAGTGAAAACATTCCGACGACCATCATCGAACACCATCAGCCAGAGCGAAAACTCAAAAAATACGAAACATGGCTCGGTGATGAAGTCGGCGCGACGACAACGCTACTCATTGAGCAAATACAAGAACAGCACTTAAGTGTCTCCTCGTTAGAAGCTACCTTGATGATGTTGGGCATCTATGCCGATACAGGTATGCTGACTTATGGGGGGACGACCCCACGCGACATCCTGGCAGCGGCCTGGTTGTTGGAGCAAGGCGCGTCGCTGGATACAGTCCGCCGCTTTATGACCACACCCCTCGGCCCAGTACAACAAAAGCTGTTAGAAGCTTTGCTCAGCAATCAACAGCACGAGAATATCGCCGGCTATGACATCGTCATTTGTACGGCCAAGGCTGATGAGATGGTCAGCGAAATTAGTGCTGTGACATCCCAACTGCGCGATATGCTGGATCCTGCCGCGCTCTTCACAGTGGTCACGCTGCCTTCGCGCGTCCAACTCGTCTGCCGCAGCACGCTTGACGCCATTGACGCCGGTGCAGTGGCGCGGAACTTCGGAGGTGGCGGGCATATCCGCGCTGCCGCAGCCGCCGTATACGATAAAGAGAACCAGGAAATCGTCCAGGAGATATGGGCGCATCTGAAAAACACTGTGCAACCAGCGGTACGCGTCGGTGATTTGATGTCCCATGGGGCGCAGGTCGTCCAGGCAGAGGATAAACTGCACGACATCATCATGAGATTAAGGCGTATTGGCCACGAAGGCTATCCTGTCGTAGAAAATGATGATGTCGTTGGTTTGCTTACCCTGCGAGATGCCAACCGTGCCCTGGAGCATGCGTTGCAGGATGTCACCGTGCGTGACGTCATGCAAGCCGGAACGTTTACGCTTAGCCCGGATAGCTCCGTTATGGCGCTGGAACAACTCATGGTTAAAAGCAACTGGGGACAGATCCCCATCGTGCACGATGGCAAGGTTATCGGCATTGTCACGCGGACCGACCTCATCCAGCATTGGGCCAATACACACCCTCAGATTACCGAGCCTACACGCCCTGTTATCAATGCGCAGAAAGTCAATGCGCTGTTGGGGAAAACCGCTTTAGGTCTCATCGAAAAAGTGGCAGAAGAAGCGCAAAAACAAACGCTTGGGGTGTATCTCGTAGGGGGCATTGTACGCGACTTGCTGCTGGAGCGTGCTAACCACGATATTGATTTCGTCGTGGAGGGTGATGCTATCGCCTTCGCAGAGCATATGCAAGCGACCTATGGCGGCAGCGTTCATAGTTACGCGCCATTTGGCACGGCAAAGTGGCACCTGGATGCGGATACAGCCGAAGCGTTAGGCATCGCGAATGGTAAACTGCCCGATCATATCGACTTTGCCTCAGCACGTAACGAATACTATCTACATCCCACCGCTCTGCCGACAGTCTATAGCGGCAGCATCAAGCTGGACCTGGGCCGTAGAGATTTCACGATCAATACCCTGGCAATACAGATCAGCCCGGCAGCCCATATGTGGCGCATTGTGGATTACTTCTCCGGCCTGGATGACCTGAAAGCGGGGTTAATCCGTGTGCTGCACAGTCTCAGCTTCGTTGATGACCCAACACGCATTCTGCGCGCTGTGCGTTTTTCCGAACGCCTGAACTTCAAGATCGAAGATCGCACGGCAGAACTCATTACAAATGCCCTGCCCATGCTGCGTCGCATCACAGGCGAGCGTGTCCGCAATGAGCTGAACCTCCTGTGGCAAGAAGCTGCACCGGAAAGTGGTATTTATACCCTTGCGAAAATGGGGGCCCTCGCAGCTATTCACCCTGCGTTCAAAGCGCCTTCACACCTGGGCAAGCTCTTCAAACGTCTGAGAGCACGTGACCTGCACCAGGAATCAGATGCTTACTGGCATATCTTGCTAAGCCATCTACCAAATGAAGACATTACTGCCATTGGTGAACGCCTCTTATTCGGCAAACCATTAATTACGGCAATCCAGGCAACACATACTATCCTCTACGAATTGCCCGTCCTCAAAGAAAATTCACCCAAGCCGAGCAGAGTCGTTGCCGTATTGGGTGCGATGCCAGCCTTTTCATTGGAGATAGCCGCTCTATTCGCAGAAGAACCAATGAGCACGACCATCCGCACCTATATGGATAGCTGGCAAAACGTGCGCCCCAAAGCAGATGGCAATACCCTCAAGGCTATGGGTTTATCAACAGGCCCTATTTACAGCCAGATATTGTTACAACTCAAAAATGCCTGGTTAGACGGTGAAATCAACAGCCAGGCAGAGGAAGAACGCTTTTTAGAGACATTGGTAAAAGAGGCTCGTGACCATGACAGCTCATGA
- a CDS encoding TadE/TadG family type IV pilus assembly protein has translation MREISPDESRRLRRGQTLAEFGISLPLLLILLFSIVEFGRLFQSWVTIQNAARAASRYAVTGRYNEERYDIELILPCTTDLTSANLFKDTVDVPYVTSDGTQIRTVNIYNSNVENGEDIYATWYGGAYDEADEADCFPSAQSLDRREDLLRLASIYDEAWDAAAGLLRQGVETGSGSRDDFKNWLYSYWSNPSPASFERGWFYVGICSTRERLFESRLTDIDLIDSAAKDFRFYEVSQGTHGYYYGACVLQEDPKEDVAASASILDQYGIPWADAGSGGQRVMVTIVYNHPLITPLAFTPYLQMSARRAAVNEAFRITNAERALGPTNPGGPGLINPTPATNTPQVEETETPTEETETPTEETETPPTVPEPFSCDKISVYTEEGTAYKNPSSITLNVRNDNREDTYITRSILNWNSDKLKRDFPNVYVGYNTINDDVYWHGTDRESPTDTGTEPTYYPGANRRVYGNGQISEWQALFVSGPVLLVQSLAPWDFSGSTFYFDHPDEPTDCIIPIEVPAAPVPTSTPEDFVPTATFTPNCASSTLTVEFVSFDPLGDVRFRIINNRPVPSNLLDFNIVWRPISGLSLSRVVVGGNSVNDVPPTGSGVLVWRNDSGGDTAPPTLGSSASDGQWITDYTFPANTSTYVHLDFTGLGAPPLSDFGASPSDFNGSWFEISCGSMGPGSGGPGSLPSDKIFPSEKNTPTITPTVAPTSTPVPTNPPTPVTPTTPPPATTPPTTRPPTTQPPTTPPTTPPPTEDDDDPIIIGPIE, from the coding sequence ATGCGTGAAATATCGCCTGATGAGAGTAGGCGTTTACGGCGAGGCCAAACCCTTGCAGAGTTCGGTATTTCGCTGCCGCTCCTACTGATCCTGTTGTTTAGTATCGTAGAATTTGGTCGTTTGTTCCAGTCATGGGTAACGATCCAGAATGCGGCTCGTGCAGCATCTCGCTATGCTGTTACTGGTCGCTACAATGAAGAACGTTACGATATTGAGTTGATCTTGCCGTGTACAACGGACCTAACGAGTGCCAATCTTTTCAAAGATACGGTTGATGTACCCTATGTGACAAGCGACGGTACTCAAATTCGTACAGTGAATATTTACAATTCCAATGTCGAAAATGGTGAAGACATTTATGCGACATGGTACGGTGGGGCTTATGATGAAGCAGATGAAGCAGACTGCTTCCCGAGCGCCCAAAGTCTGGATCGACGAGAAGATTTACTCCGTTTGGCTTCTATTTATGATGAAGCCTGGGATGCAGCAGCGGGCTTACTTCGTCAAGGCGTAGAAACTGGATCCGGTAGTAGGGATGATTTCAAGAATTGGCTCTATAGCTATTGGTCAAATCCGTCACCTGCTTCGTTTGAGCGAGGGTGGTTCTATGTAGGGATTTGTAGCACTAGAGAGAGGCTGTTCGAGAGTCGGTTAACGGACATTGATCTCATCGATTCTGCTGCAAAGGATTTTCGTTTCTATGAAGTGTCACAAGGAACTCATGGTTATTACTATGGGGCTTGTGTGCTGCAAGAGGATCCTAAAGAAGACGTAGCTGCTTCAGCGAGTATTCTAGATCAATATGGTATCCCCTGGGCCGATGCTGGCAGTGGTGGTCAGCGTGTCATGGTGACGATTGTCTATAATCATCCTCTGATTACACCCTTGGCATTTACTCCATATTTGCAGATGAGTGCACGTCGCGCAGCCGTGAATGAGGCATTTCGTATTACGAATGCTGAACGTGCCCTTGGCCCAACGAATCCTGGTGGTCCCGGCCTTATTAATCCAACGCCAGCGACAAATACGCCTCAAGTAGAAGAGACGGAAACGCCGACAGAAGAGACGGAAACGCCGACAGAAGAGACAGAAACGCCACCAACCGTGCCGGAGCCTTTCTCTTGTGACAAAATCTCAGTGTATACTGAGGAGGGCACAGCCTATAAAAACCCGAGCAGTATTACTCTGAATGTTCGTAATGATAACCGTGAAGATACCTACATCACGCGGTCGATTTTGAACTGGAACAGTGACAAGCTTAAGAGAGATTTCCCGAATGTTTACGTCGGATACAACACAATCAATGATGATGTGTACTGGCATGGTACAGATCGTGAGTCACCCACGGATACAGGTACAGAGCCAACTTACTATCCAGGTGCAAATCGACGTGTGTATGGTAATGGGCAAATTTCTGAGTGGCAGGCACTCTTTGTAAGCGGACCTGTTTTACTGGTACAGTCTCTAGCACCCTGGGATTTCTCTGGTTCAACATTCTATTTTGACCATCCAGATGAACCTACCGACTGTATCATTCCAATAGAAGTACCAGCAGCACCTGTACCTACAAGTACGCCTGAGGATTTTGTCCCAACCGCGACTTTCACGCCTAACTGTGCTTCATCAACGTTAACAGTTGAGTTTGTGAGTTTTGATCCGCTTGGTGATGTGCGCTTCCGTATTATCAATAATCGGCCGGTGCCATCGAATTTGCTTGATTTCAATATTGTATGGCGTCCAATTTCCGGATTGAGCCTCTCCAGAGTTGTCGTGGGTGGTAATAGTGTAAATGACGTACCACCAACTGGTTCGGGTGTCCTTGTATGGCGAAACGATTCAGGTGGTGATACGGCACCGCCAACACTTGGTTCTTCCGCCAGTGATGGTCAGTGGATAACTGACTATACATTCCCTGCTAATACGTCAACGTACGTCCACTTGGACTTCACGGGGTTAGGTGCACCACCTTTAAGTGATTTTGGTGCATCGCCATCAGACTTCAATGGCTCATGGTTTGAGATAAGCTGTGGGAGTATGGGGCCGGGTTCTGGTGGCCCTGGCAGTCTGCCTTCTGACAAGATTTTCCCGTCAGAAAAGAATACGCCGACAATTACGCCAACGGTTGCGCCGACGAGTACGCCTGTGCCAACGAATCCGCCGACACCTGTGACACCGACGACACCGCCGCCGGCGACGACACCGCCAACGACAAGGCCGCCAACAACTCAACCGCCGACGACACCGCCGACGACACCGCCGCCTACGGAAGATGATGACGATCCAATTATCATCGGGCCAATCGAATAA
- a CDS encoding prenyltransferase has translation MAATIDSTTTFQLSDKAKALLRLTRWREHVPYTIPAVAVGAMMAVHLNETALLDWRLVPVIIANILAMSFAFMINDVADAPDDALNPKKKAHNVISSGILSNKEGKLASGITFVASLALFALGGPMTLALGALTLILSYLYSAHPYRFKARPITDVVSHVLMLSGLLVMTGYFTYDNAPGPAWLVIAGATLFSAYGQFYNQIDDYDVDKEAGLKNTVVLLGKTGTKVLMYTSAVGALVCFAVAVFAGVFPTWLGTVALITIFAAALFVWETDMRGNAAVGSGAIQKPGLLVANMIVLMWIAAYLGMFSAA, from the coding sequence GTGGCTGCGACAATTGACTCAACCACCACATTCCAACTCAGTGACAAAGCGAAGGCGCTGCTGCGCCTGACGCGGTGGCGCGAGCACGTCCCTTATACCATCCCTGCCGTTGCAGTTGGCGCAATGATGGCCGTTCATCTAAATGAAACAGCCCTACTCGACTGGCGACTTGTCCCCGTGATCATCGCGAACATTCTCGCCATGTCGTTTGCTTTTATGATTAACGATGTGGCAGACGCCCCGGATGATGCACTCAACCCCAAGAAAAAAGCTCACAATGTCATCAGCAGTGGCATTCTCAGCAATAAAGAAGGCAAGCTGGCATCCGGAATTACATTTGTCGCGTCACTCGCGCTTTTTGCCCTGGGGGGCCCGATGACGCTCGCACTCGGCGCGTTGACGCTGATTCTCTCCTATCTGTATTCAGCTCATCCGTACCGCTTTAAGGCACGGCCCATTACAGATGTCGTCTCACATGTGCTGATGCTCAGCGGCTTGCTTGTGATGACTGGTTACTTTACTTACGATAATGCACCTGGCCCGGCATGGCTCGTCATCGCTGGCGCAACCCTCTTCTCAGCTTATGGGCAGTTCTACAACCAGATTGACGACTATGATGTCGACAAAGAAGCTGGCCTCAAGAACACGGTTGTTCTTCTTGGCAAAACAGGCACAAAAGTCCTGATGTATACCTCAGCCGTTGGGGCGCTGGTCTGCTTTGCTGTTGCTGTGTTCGCAGGTGTATTCCCGACGTGGCTAGGCACTGTCGCCTTGATTACAATTTTTGCAGCGGCGCTCTTCGTCTGGGAAACAGATATGCGCGGGAATGCCGCTGTGGGCAGCGGGGCCATTCAAAAACCGGGCCTGCTCGTCGCCAATATGATCGTCCTCATGTGGATCGCGGCCTATCTGGGTATGTTCAGCGCCGCATAG